One genomic segment of Sphingomonas sp. KR3-1 includes these proteins:
- a CDS encoding ornithine cyclodeaminase, translated as MTVYVGVEDLCRLVGSVGVEAFITGIAARVESDFRRWEEFDKAPRYASHSPDGVIELMPAADRARFSFKYVNGHPKNTKLGLQTVAAFGVLADVDTGYPVLLSEMTLLTALRTAATSALAARYLARPNSRTMAIIGLGAQSEFQAIGFRALCGIERLQIWDIDPAATAKFRANMAGLGFQVTAASSAQDAVLGADIVTTVTADKAQATILSDNMVGAGIHINAVGGDCPGKTELAPAILSRGTVFVEYPEQTRIEGEIQQMPADFPVTELWKVFAGQAPGRSSADEITIFDSVGFGIEDFSALSYLHDLIEGRDDLRRLDLIVEPSDPRDLFGLVSGREAIQRAA; from the coding sequence ATGACAGTGTATGTCGGGGTGGAGGATCTTTGCCGGCTGGTCGGATCGGTCGGCGTCGAGGCATTTATCACAGGCATCGCCGCGCGCGTGGAAAGCGACTTCCGCCGCTGGGAGGAATTCGACAAGGCGCCCCGGTACGCCAGTCATTCGCCGGACGGAGTGATCGAGCTGATGCCCGCGGCGGATCGCGCGCGATTCAGCTTCAAATACGTCAATGGGCACCCGAAAAACACGAAACTCGGGCTGCAGACCGTCGCGGCGTTCGGGGTGCTGGCGGATGTCGATACCGGCTATCCGGTGCTGCTGAGCGAGATGACGCTGCTGACCGCGCTGCGCACCGCGGCGACCTCGGCGCTGGCGGCGCGCTACCTGGCGCGGCCGAACAGCCGGACGATGGCGATCATCGGCCTCGGCGCCCAGTCCGAGTTCCAGGCGATCGGCTTCCGCGCGCTGTGCGGGATCGAGCGGCTGCAGATATGGGACATCGACCCCGCCGCCACCGCCAAGTTCCGCGCCAACATGGCCGGGCTGGGCTTCCAGGTGACCGCGGCGAGCTCGGCACAGGACGCGGTGCTCGGCGCGGACATCGTCACCACCGTCACCGCCGACAAGGCGCAGGCGACGATCCTCTCCGACAACATGGTCGGCGCGGGCATCCACATCAACGCGGTGGGCGGCGACTGCCCGGGCAAGACCGAGCTGGCGCCAGCGATCCTGTCGCGCGGCACCGTGTTCGTCGAATATCCCGAGCAGACCCGCATCGAAGGCGAGATCCAGCAGATGCCCGCGGACTTCCCGGTGACCGAGCTGTGGAAGGTGTTCGCCGGCCAGGCGCCGGGGCGCAGCAGCGCCGACGAGATCACTATCTTCGACTCGGTCGGCTTCGGGATCGAGGACTTCTCCGCCCTCTCCTACCTCCACGACCTGATCGAAGGCCGCGACGACCTGCGCCGGCTCGACCTGATCGTCGAGCCGAGCGATCCGCGCGACCTGTTCGGGCTGGTCAGCGGGCGGGAAGCCATCCAGCGCGCGGCGTAA
- a CDS encoding M20/M25/M40 family metallo-hydrolase: MGISRFQAGWRLAALCLVLLLVWTVRPIGVSAPGSAGAFDTQRAVARLATILGDQRPHPAGTPANEAVLQRLMQQVRALGFTPEIDERFHCNTARKGAAICARPRNLRFWVTAPGDDAIAIAAHYDSVPAGPGAADDGMGVAVALEIAHLLKANPPRRPVLVLVTDAEEAGLVGAAAFAAEDPLARRVGAVVNLEARGTTGPANMFQTSTPNGRDVAALGAGGQVPAANSLASDLYSILPNDTDLTVLLPLGVDAANFAVIGGGKRYHTPLDNLAHLDRATVQHMGNSALAAVQGFATQPRSGAKAGAEGQKLFVDLNGALFLVLAKPVALGLMLLGFGASVLLFVRERAGASVRTALAPLVALLMGAVLAIAVTALVALLRSEADYATAYPAALRLLQGAAALAGATLALRALRVTSGVQLAASAWAWFAAIVLGLFAFVPGLSVLAVWPLLFVIAAVAASFVPRLAPATPWLAALAGIAFALLALPVMGGFQDGLFPEHAAPIVLLLVFLLLFLAVFREAPAWLASAANGVLLAGAGIAALLVPAFSIDAPRHLPIVYRQIDGKPSFSIEDNGPLPAAMRQAAPFADTARESGNPVEWGNSWQAPAPAIAEDGALTVLSDTRDAAGRTIRLRAVSPLSDRQELFFGKGDAVRGITVQGTTPRTSGPLRYIGCTGQGCRSLDVKVLLDPKAPVPELTWLRTRYGLGPAGQALVAARPATAQPVHVGDRQVILRTVKL; encoded by the coding sequence ATGGGGATTTCGCGATTTCAGGCGGGCTGGCGGCTCGCGGCGCTCTGTCTCGTGCTGCTCCTGGTCTGGACGGTCCGCCCGATCGGCGTCAGCGCCCCGGGCAGCGCCGGCGCGTTCGACACGCAGCGCGCGGTCGCGCGGCTCGCGACGATCCTCGGCGATCAGCGCCCGCATCCCGCCGGCACGCCCGCCAATGAAGCGGTGCTCCAGCGGCTGATGCAGCAGGTCCGCGCGCTCGGCTTCACGCCCGAGATCGACGAGCGTTTCCATTGCAATACCGCGCGCAAGGGCGCCGCGATCTGCGCGCGCCCGCGCAACCTGCGCTTCTGGGTCACCGCGCCCGGCGACGACGCGATCGCGATCGCCGCCCACTATGACTCGGTCCCCGCCGGCCCCGGCGCCGCCGACGACGGCATGGGCGTCGCCGTGGCGCTCGAGATCGCGCACCTCCTCAAGGCGAACCCGCCCCGCCGCCCGGTGCTGGTGCTGGTCACCGATGCCGAGGAGGCCGGACTCGTCGGCGCCGCCGCCTTTGCCGCCGAAGACCCGCTCGCCAGGCGGGTGGGCGCGGTGGTCAACCTCGAGGCGCGCGGCACCACCGGGCCGGCCAACATGTTCCAGACGAGCACGCCCAATGGCCGCGACGTCGCCGCGCTCGGCGCGGGCGGGCAGGTTCCCGCCGCCAATTCGCTGGCGAGCGACCTTTATTCGATCCTGCCCAACGATACCGACCTTACCGTGCTGCTGCCGCTCGGCGTCGATGCGGCGAACTTCGCGGTGATCGGCGGCGGCAAGCGCTATCACACTCCGCTCGACAATCTCGCCCATCTCGATCGCGCCACTGTCCAGCACATGGGCAACAGCGCGCTCGCGGCGGTGCAGGGCTTCGCGACCCAGCCGCGTAGCGGCGCCAAGGCGGGTGCCGAGGGCCAGAAGCTGTTCGTCGACCTGAATGGCGCGCTGTTCCTGGTGCTGGCCAAGCCGGTGGCGCTCGGGCTGATGCTGCTCGGCTTCGGGGCTTCGGTCCTGCTCTTCGTGCGCGAACGCGCGGGCGCTTCGGTCCGGACGGCGCTCGCGCCGCTGGTCGCGCTGTTGATGGGCGCGGTGCTGGCGATCGCGGTGACGGCGCTCGTCGCACTGCTGCGCAGCGAGGCCGACTATGCGACCGCCTATCCCGCCGCCTTGCGCCTCTTGCAGGGAGCCGCCGCGCTTGCCGGCGCGACGCTGGCGCTACGTGCGCTCCGCGTGACCAGCGGCGTGCAGCTCGCCGCTTCGGCCTGGGCCTGGTTCGCCGCGATCGTCCTCGGGCTGTTCGCTTTCGTCCCCGGCCTGTCGGTGCTTGCGGTGTGGCCCTTGCTCTTCGTGATCGCGGCGGTGGCGGCGAGCTTCGTGCCCCGCCTCGCGCCGGCGACGCCCTGGCTGGCGGCGCTGGCGGGCATCGCCTTCGCGTTGCTTGCCTTGCCGGTGATGGGCGGATTCCAGGACGGCCTGTTCCCCGAACATGCCGCGCCGATCGTGCTGCTGCTCGTCTTTCTGCTGCTGTTCCTTGCCGTCTTCCGCGAGGCGCCGGCCTGGCTGGCGTCCGCGGCGAACGGCGTCCTGCTCGCCGGCGCCGGCATCGCGGCGCTGCTCGTCCCGGCCTTCAGCATCGACGCGCCGCGCCATTTGCCGATCGTCTATCGCCAGATCGACGGCAAGCCGAGCTTCTCGATCGAGGACAACGGCCCGCTGCCCGCCGCGATGCGCCAGGCCGCGCCTTTCGCCGATACCGCGCGCGAGTCCGGCAATCCGGTCGAATGGGGCAATTCGTGGCAGGCGCCCGCGCCGGCGATCGCCGAGGATGGCGCGCTGACGGTCCTCTCCGATACCCGTGATGCCGCCGGCCGCACGATCCGCCTGCGCGCGGTTTCGCCGCTTTCCGACCGGCAGGAGCTGTTCTTCGGCAAGGGCGACGCCGTCCGCGGGATCACCGTGCAGGGAACCACGCCCAGGACCAGCGGCCCGCTGCGCTATATCGGCTGCACCGGCCAGGGTTGCCGCAGCCTCGACGTCAAGGTGCTGCTCGATCCCAAGGCGCCGGTGCCCGAGCTGACCTGGCTGCGCACCCGCTACGGGCTGGGCCCGGCCGGGCAGGCGCTGGTGGCGGCTCGTCCCGCCACTGCCCAGCCCGTCCATGTCGGCGACCGTCAGGTAATCCTGCGGACGGTGAAGCTCTAG
- a CDS encoding alpha/beta hydrolase-fold protein: MTRSWKAGAIALALSATAAQAQQAAPVPAAVPTPAVPGYTMPSTQMWDMTAPNGAIYRIFVSYPGKDIAPPPGGFPVLYVLDGNAMFAGFAEARRIQEGTDIGKSIVVGVGYPGDAAYDIRRLDDLTGGPPPPPWEALGKSPYGHWERFLDFLTGPLRTEIGKRFPVNPARQALFGHSLGGLFAAHALLTRPGAFHAIVAASPSLFWQEQEMLKEERDFAAGLASGKIAKVARIMVVAGERDETALERWDPQAFAKRIEPLSAYGLRSRFELYPGEVHITVPSRSVTETLRFAFTWP, translated from the coding sequence GTGACCCGTTCATGGAAAGCCGGGGCCATCGCCCTGGCGCTTTCGGCAACCGCCGCGCAGGCCCAGCAGGCTGCGCCCGTGCCCGCGGCGGTGCCCACGCCTGCCGTGCCGGGCTACACCATGCCCTCCACCCAGATGTGGGACATGACCGCGCCCAACGGCGCGATCTACCGCATCTTCGTCTCCTATCCCGGCAAGGACATCGCGCCGCCCCCGGGCGGCTTCCCGGTGCTCTACGTGCTCGACGGCAACGCGATGTTCGCCGGCTTTGCCGAGGCGCGGCGGATCCAGGAGGGCACCGATATCGGCAAGTCGATCGTCGTCGGCGTCGGCTATCCGGGCGATGCCGCCTATGACATCCGCCGGCTCGACGACCTGACCGGCGGCCCGCCGCCGCCGCCCTGGGAGGCGCTGGGCAAGTCCCCCTATGGCCATTGGGAGCGGTTCCTCGATTTCCTCACCGGGCCGCTGCGCACCGAGATCGGCAAGCGCTTCCCGGTCAATCCCGCCCGCCAGGCGCTGTTCGGCCATTCGCTCGGCGGCCTGTTCGCCGCGCATGCGCTGCTTACCCGGCCCGGCGCCTTCCACGCGATCGTCGCGGCGAGCCCGTCGCTGTTCTGGCAGGAGCAGGAGATGCTCAAGGAGGAACGCGATTTCGCCGCTGGCCTGGCATCGGGCAAGATCGCCAAGGTCGCGCGCATAATGGTCGTCGCCGGCGAACGCGACGAGACCGCGCTCGAGCGCTGGGATCCCCAGGCCTTCGCCAAGCGGATCGAGCCGCTTTCCGCCTATGGCCTGCGCAGCCGGTTCGAGCTCTATCCGGGCGAGGTGCACATCACCGTGCCCAGCCGCTCGGTCACCGAGACGCTGCGCTTCGCCTTCACCTGGCCTTGA
- a CDS encoding amidohydrolase family protein produces MAHEISRRGFIASGGAAMLCGPAFAAAGTLDIALVNARVWTGGAGMSDAVGIAGNRIAALGARAVRSATGTTTRVIDCKGAFVMPAFTDCHTHFLRGSPNLTQPDLLEVRSREEWVARIGKAVRDVPRGQWLTGGPWDEQRFGGQLPRKEWVDAVTADVPIAIPRTDLHSLFLNSAALRLAGIDRNTPDIAGGVIERDERGEPTGVLKDNATRRVLQVIPPPTEAMIDQYMRRGIENALSKGVAQVHNTEVDWSVQDAARRLRAKGPTGLRFYSFVPLADWERMLALVKAEGRGDDWVRWGALKCVSDGSLGARTARFYAPYVDAHDQRGVWTTRVEDMRQWIPAADAAGLAMTTHAIGDEANDTVLDIYLDAARRNGPRDRRFRIEHAQHLSPGAWNRMARQKVIASVQPYHAADDGRWAVKRIGEERLNRTYAFHTLLKAGVTTCFGSDWPVAPIDPLTGIDAAVTRHTIDGANPNGWHPEQRVSIEATLTAYTRTAAYAGFSEDRMGRIAPGYLADLVVLDRDLLTVPSDQYLKTGVLRTFVDGVERFTGAAA; encoded by the coding sequence ATGGCGCATGAGATTTCGCGGCGCGGCTTCATCGCATCGGGAGGCGCGGCGATGCTGTGCGGGCCGGCCTTCGCCGCGGCCGGCACGCTCGACATCGCGCTGGTCAACGCGCGCGTGTGGACGGGCGGCGCGGGCATGTCCGACGCGGTCGGCATCGCCGGCAACCGCATCGCGGCGCTCGGCGCGCGGGCGGTGCGCTCCGCCACGGGCACGACGACGCGCGTGATCGATTGCAAGGGCGCGTTCGTCATGCCCGCCTTCACCGATTGCCACACCCATTTCCTGCGCGGCTCGCCCAACCTCACCCAGCCCGACCTGCTCGAGGTCCGCTCGCGCGAGGAATGGGTCGCGCGGATCGGTAAGGCGGTGCGCGACGTGCCCCGCGGCCAGTGGCTCACCGGCGGCCCGTGGGACGAGCAGCGCTTCGGCGGCCAGCTGCCGCGCAAGGAATGGGTCGATGCGGTGACCGCCGACGTCCCGATCGCGATCCCGCGAACCGATCTCCACTCGCTGTTCCTCAACTCGGCGGCGCTCAGGCTGGCCGGGATCGATCGCAACACGCCCGACATTGCCGGCGGCGTTATCGAGCGCGACGAGCGCGGCGAGCCGACCGGCGTGCTCAAGGACAATGCCACCCGCCGCGTGCTCCAGGTCATCCCGCCGCCCACCGAGGCGATGATCGACCAATATATGCGGCGCGGCATCGAGAATGCGCTGAGCAAGGGCGTCGCGCAGGTCCACAATACCGAGGTCGACTGGTCGGTGCAGGATGCCGCCCGCCGGCTGCGCGCGAAGGGGCCGACGGGGCTGCGCTTCTATTCCTTCGTGCCGCTCGCCGATTGGGAGCGGATGCTCGCGCTGGTCAAGGCGGAGGGGCGGGGCGACGACTGGGTGCGCTGGGGCGCGCTCAAATGCGTGTCCGACGGCTCGCTCGGCGCCCGCACCGCGCGCTTCTACGCGCCCTATGTCGATGCGCACGACCAGCGCGGCGTATGGACCACCCGCGTCGAGGACATGCGGCAATGGATCCCGGCAGCGGATGCCGCCGGTCTGGCGATGACCACCCATGCGATCGGCGACGAGGCGAACGACACGGTGCTCGACATCTATCTCGATGCCGCCCGCCGCAACGGCCCGCGCGACCGGCGCTTCCGCATCGAGCATGCCCAGCATCTCAGCCCCGGCGCCTGGAACCGCATGGCGCGCCAGAAGGTCATCGCCTCGGTCCAGCCCTATCACGCCGCCGATGACGGGCGCTGGGCGGTCAAGCGGATCGGCGAGGAGCGGCTGAACCGCACCTATGCCTTCCACACCCTGCTCAAGGCCGGGGTGACGACCTGCTTCGGCTCGGACTGGCCGGTCGCGCCGATCGATCCGCTGACCGGCATCGACGCCGCGGTGACGCGCCACACGATCGACGGCGCCAATCCGAACGGCTGGCATCCCGAGCAGCGCGTCTCGATCGAGGCGACGCTCACCGCCTATACCCGCACCGCGGCCTATGCCGGCTTCAGCGAGGATCGGATGGGCCGCATCGCGCCGGGCTATCTCGCCGACCTGGTCGTCCTCGATCGCGACCTGCTCACCGTGCCGAGCGACCAGTATCTCAAGACCGGCGTGCTGCGCACCTTTGTCGACGGAGTCGAGCGCTTCACCGGCGCGGCGGCGTAG
- a CDS encoding MFS transporter, with translation MSNDPRAAIAAEPMRLAQIAVVAVCIALNALDGFDVLAISFAAPGIAKEWGVDKAVLGVVLSMELIGMAAGSVLLGNLADRIGRRPTILACLCVMALGMFGAAHATGVEMLSAIRLFTGLGIGGMLSATSAMVAEFSNSRRRGLATVLNIAGYSTGAILGGLVAARLLAGSGDWRSVFLFGGTMTVVALPLAFFLLPESIESLLARRPANALAAINRTLARLRRAPIEALPPVDEARARPSILALFSRDYRAVTILLTIAYFAQITFFYYIQKWVPKIVVDMGFDAAQAARVLVFANVGNLLGALAIGLATQDLPLRPLIAGAMLVGVAAIGVFGLGFHDLTLLSLSVAVAAFFVNAGVVGIYPLLAHAYPAELRASGTGFVIGIGRGGSAVGPLLAGTLFAGGAGLLTVSLVMGLGGIIAATAIVLLRPKR, from the coding sequence ATGTCCAACGATCCCCGCGCGGCGATCGCCGCTGAACCCATGCGCCTGGCGCAGATCGCGGTGGTCGCGGTCTGCATCGCGTTGAACGCGCTCGACGGCTTCGACGTGCTGGCGATCAGCTTCGCCGCGCCCGGGATCGCCAAGGAGTGGGGTGTCGACAAGGCGGTGCTCGGCGTGGTGCTGTCGATGGAGCTGATCGGCATGGCCGCAGGATCGGTGCTGCTCGGCAATCTCGCCGACCGGATCGGGCGGCGCCCGACGATCCTCGCCTGCCTGTGCGTGATGGCGCTGGGCATGTTCGGCGCAGCGCACGCGACCGGGGTGGAGATGCTTTCCGCAATTCGGCTGTTCACCGGGCTGGGCATCGGCGGCATGCTCTCCGCGACGAGCGCGATGGTCGCCGAATTCTCGAACAGCCGCCGCCGCGGGCTGGCGACCGTGCTCAACATCGCCGGCTATTCGACCGGGGCGATCCTGGGCGGGCTGGTCGCCGCCAGGCTGCTCGCGGGCAGCGGCGACTGGCGCAGCGTGTTCCTGTTCGGCGGCACGATGACGGTGGTGGCGCTGCCCCTCGCCTTCTTCCTGCTGCCCGAATCGATCGAGTCGCTGCTCGCCCGGCGCCCGGCCAACGCGCTGGCGGCGATCAACCGCACGCTCGCACGTCTCCGGCGCGCGCCGATCGAGGCACTGCCGCCGGTGGACGAAGCACGCGCCCGCCCGTCGATCCTCGCGCTGTTCTCGCGCGACTATCGCGCCGTCACGATCCTGCTGACAATCGCCTATTTCGCGCAGATCACCTTCTTCTACTACATCCAGAAATGGGTGCCGAAGATCGTCGTCGACATGGGCTTCGACGCGGCACAGGCGGCGCGGGTGCTGGTGTTCGCCAATGTCGGCAATCTGCTCGGCGCGCTCGCTATCGGCCTCGCCACCCAGGACCTGCCGCTGCGCCCGCTGATCGCCGGGGCGATGCTGGTCGGCGTCGCCGCGATCGGTGTGTTTGGGCTGGGCTTCCACGACCTGACTTTGCTTTCGCTGAGCGTCGCGGTGGCGGCCTTCTTCGTCAACGCCGGTGTGGTCGGCATCTACCCGCTGCTCGCGCATGCCTATCCGGCCGAACTGCGCGCCAGCGGCACCGGCTTCGTCATCGGCATCGGCCGCGGTGGGTCGGCGGTGGGGCCGCTGCTTGCCGGCACCTTGTTCGCCGGCGGTGCCGGACTGCTCACCGTGTCGCTGGTGATGGGCCTGGGCGGGATCATCGCGGCGACGGCGATCGTGCTGCTGCGGCCCAAGCGCTAA
- a CDS encoding amidohydrolase family protein, whose product MELSRRTALRGLLASPLLGAARAPDPAPPTLLIKGAWLFDGTGSPRAARNVRITGNRIDAVSAGDIAVPAGATVIDGAGQTLMPGLTDAHWHMAAVKGVPWVGPEDPVSVALVFKDAERQLLRGFTTVRDTAGSIFGIRDAIERGIMPGPRCYPSGAAISQTSGHGDFDPADELPPTLGGAPSRYRRMGMTAVANGVPEVLAAARQQFKRGATQVKIMAGGGVTSDFDPIDTLQFTPEELRAIVQAASDWGTYACAHVYTAAGVRRCLEAGVVSIEHGHLIDDATAALMAEKGAWLSTQPFETGDNVLSPAQLEKAHESLGDAGWRSSVGLAKKHGVPVAFGTDLFARTAESRTENAMLPRLGAIFSNAEVLRIATSGNCALFARSGKRNPYRAAPLGVVKEGAWADLLLVRGNPLDDLPLLEDPARNLLLIVKDGVVHKNLLG is encoded by the coding sequence ATGGAACTGAGCCGCCGCACCGCGCTGCGCGGGCTGCTCGCCTCGCCGCTGCTCGGTGCTGCCCGCGCGCCGGATCCGGCGCCGCCGACGCTCCTGATCAAGGGCGCCTGGCTGTTCGACGGCACCGGGAGCCCGCGCGCGGCGCGCAATGTCCGGATCACCGGCAACCGGATCGACGCGGTCTCGGCCGGCGACATCGCGGTGCCGGCGGGCGCCACGGTGATCGACGGGGCAGGGCAGACGCTGATGCCCGGCCTCACCGATGCGCATTGGCACATGGCGGCCGTGAAGGGCGTGCCCTGGGTGGGGCCGGAAGACCCGGTCTCGGTCGCGCTCGTCTTCAAGGATGCCGAGCGCCAGCTGTTGCGCGGCTTCACCACGGTGCGCGACACCGCCGGCTCGATCTTCGGCATCCGCGACGCGATCGAGCGCGGCATCATGCCCGGCCCGCGCTGCTACCCGAGCGGCGCGGCGATCTCGCAGACCTCCGGCCACGGCGATTTCGATCCCGCCGATGAGCTGCCGCCGACCCTGGGCGGCGCGCCCTCGCGCTATCGCCGCATGGGGATGACGGCGGTGGCGAACGGCGTGCCCGAAGTGCTCGCCGCCGCGCGCCAGCAGTTCAAGCGCGGCGCCACCCAGGTCAAGATCATGGCCGGAGGCGGCGTCACCTCGGACTTCGATCCGATCGACACGCTCCAGTTCACCCCCGAGGAGCTGCGCGCGATCGTCCAGGCGGCGAGCGACTGGGGCACCTATGCCTGCGCGCATGTCTACACCGCCGCCGGCGTGCGCCGCTGCTTGGAGGCCGGCGTGGTCTCGATCGAGCACGGCCATCTGATCGACGACGCCACCGCCGCGCTGATGGCCGAGAAGGGCGCCTGGCTCTCCACCCAGCCCTTCGAGACCGGCGACAATGTCCTCAGCCCGGCGCAGCTGGAAAAGGCGCATGAATCGCTCGGCGATGCCGGCTGGCGATCGAGCGTCGGCCTGGCGAAGAAGCACGGCGTCCCGGTCGCCTTCGGCACCGACCTGTTCGCCCGCACCGCGGAATCGCGGACGGAGAACGCGATGCTGCCCCGGCTCGGCGCGATCTTCTCCAATGCCGAGGTGCTGCGCATCGCGACCTCGGGCAATTGCGCGCTGTTCGCCCGCAGCGGCAAGCGCAATCCCTATCGCGCCGCGCCGCTCGGCGTGGTCAAGGAAGGGGCCTGGGCCGATCTGCTGCTCGTCCGCGGCAACCCGCTCGACGATCTCCCCCTGCTCGAGGATCCCGCGCGCAACCTGCTGCTGATCGTCAAGGACGGCGTGGTCCACAAGAACCTGCTCGGCTGA
- a CDS encoding FAD-dependent oxidoreductase → MTLSRRHLIGGAAALPTLASVPVRARAGSGWDVIVVGAGVFGAWTAWTLQRRGEKVLLVDAWGAAHARSSSGGETRLIRTEYAGNALYTRWAWESLAEWQALSKRHESPIFHDVGALYIYGQDSAKIDASIALQRGLGIPIEKLGAADLTRRWPQMNFDGIAVGILQPTMGALMARRSVQTLVREFVAAGGSFRPFAVDPPHATGAALAAITGNGGETLRADRFVFACGPWLPRLFPEVVGSRIVPTRQDVFFFAPAPGDDRFEGSKQPAWVDASDIDLHYGFPDIEYRGFKIALDRHGPRFDPDGADRVVTEEALAKVRAYLARRFPDLARRPLAESRVCQYENSDNGHLLIDRHPGWANAWIAGGGSGHGFKHGPAVGRYLADRVLGTGTPEPAFTLAQHQPHGETQ, encoded by the coding sequence GTGACGCTCTCGCGGCGGCACCTGATCGGTGGCGCTGCGGCCTTGCCCACGCTGGCGAGCGTGCCCGTGCGGGCGAGGGCGGGCAGCGGTTGGGACGTCATCGTCGTCGGTGCCGGCGTGTTCGGCGCCTGGACCGCATGGACGTTGCAGCGCCGCGGCGAGAAGGTGCTGCTCGTCGATGCCTGGGGCGCGGCGCATGCGCGCAGCTCCTCGGGCGGCGAGACCCGGCTGATCCGCACCGAATATGCCGGCAACGCACTCTATACCCGCTGGGCCTGGGAATCGCTCGCCGAGTGGCAGGCGCTGTCGAAGCGGCACGAGAGCCCGATCTTCCACGATGTCGGCGCGCTCTACATCTATGGCCAGGACAGCGCGAAGATCGACGCGAGCATCGCGCTGCAACGCGGGCTCGGCATCCCGATCGAGAAGCTCGGCGCGGCCGATCTCACGCGGCGCTGGCCGCAGATGAACTTCGACGGCATCGCGGTCGGCATCCTGCAGCCGACCATGGGCGCGCTGATGGCCCGGCGCAGCGTCCAGACGCTGGTGCGCGAGTTCGTGGCGGCCGGCGGCAGCTTCCGCCCGTTCGCCGTCGATCCGCCGCACGCCACCGGAGCGGCGCTCGCGGCGATCACCGGCAATGGCGGCGAGACGCTCCGCGCCGATCGCTTCGTCTTCGCCTGCGGTCCCTGGCTGCCCAGGCTGTTCCCCGAGGTGGTCGGCAGCCGCATCGTGCCGACGCGCCAGGACGTGTTCTTCTTCGCCCCCGCGCCGGGCGACGACCGGTTCGAGGGCAGCAAGCAGCCCGCTTGGGTCGATGCCAGTGATATTGATTTGCATTATGGCTTTCCGGACATCGAATATCGCGGCTTCAAGATCGCGCTCGATCGCCACGGCCCGCGCTTCGATCCGGACGGCGCCGACCGCGTCGTCACCGAGGAAGCGCTGGCCAAGGTCCGCGCCTATCTCGCCCGGCGCTTCCCCGATCTCGCCCGCCGCCCGCTCGCGGAATCGCGGGTCTGCCAATATGAGAATAGCGACAACGGCCATCTGCTGATCGATCGCCATCCGGGCTGGGCCAATGCCTGGATCGCCGGCGGCGGCAGCGGCCACGGGTTCAAGCACGGCCCCGCGGTGGGCCGCTATCTCGCCGACCGGGTGCTCGGCACCGGCACGCCCGAGCCGGCCTTCACCCTCGCTCAGCACCAGCCGCATGGAGAGACCCAGTGA
- a CDS encoding Lrp/AsnC family transcriptional regulator, translating into MILLDSLDRQLISLLRADGRAPVSRLAAALKVSRATVQARLDRLLESGAILGFTVRAEERGARDGVRAITLIEVAGASTSAVIRALRGLPEITALHTTNGAWDLVAEVQAESLIDLDRVLREMRTVEGVLNSETSILLRSVQ; encoded by the coding sequence ATGATCCTTCTCGACTCGCTCGATCGCCAGCTCATCTCGCTGCTCCGTGCCGATGGCCGCGCCCCGGTCTCGCGGCTGGCGGCCGCGCTCAAGGTATCGCGCGCCACGGTGCAGGCGCGGCTCGACCGCTTGCTCGAATCGGGCGCGATCCTGGGGTTCACGGTGCGCGCCGAGGAGCGCGGCGCCCGGGACGGCGTGCGGGCGATCACCCTGATCGAAGTGGCGGGCGCCTCGACCAGCGCCGTGATCCGCGCGCTGCGTGGCCTGCCCGAGATCACCGCGCTCCACACCACCAACGGCGCCTGGGACCTGGTCGCCGAGGTGCAGGCGGAATCGCTGATCGATCTCGATCGGGTGCTGCGCGAGATGCGCACGGTGGAAGGGGTGCTCAACAGCGAGACCAGCATCCTGCTGCGCTCGGTGCAATAG
- a CDS encoding IclR family transcriptional regulator yields MTVKQAENALQVLEYFAERRRPATAAEIADDLGWPRSSTFKLLGTLAARGYLYEPQARGGHYPSPRWLELAEQVAQADPLPPALQRLVQEVSAETGETTAISAPAGTHAMFVAVKESRHAVRYFAQVGDRVPIHASSAGRALLAQMAPDERQALYRKIDFARYSATTPMTPERVEAELAEAAARGWHQSNAEYTPDLAGVALPLSTSGRRLSIVVVGPVSRCLERRPEMAAVLARHVGKLG; encoded by the coding sequence ATGACGGTAAAGCAGGCGGAGAACGCGCTTCAGGTGCTGGAATATTTCGCCGAGCGCCGGCGCCCCGCCACCGCCGCGGAGATCGCGGACGATCTTGGCTGGCCGCGCTCGAGCACCTTCAAGCTGCTCGGCACGCTGGCGGCGCGGGGCTATCTCTACGAGCCGCAAGCGCGCGGCGGCCATTATCCGAGCCCGCGCTGGCTGGAACTGGCCGAGCAGGTGGCGCAGGCCGACCCGCTGCCGCCCGCGCTGCAGCGGCTGGTTCAGGAGGTCAGTGCCGAGACCGGCGAGACCACCGCGATCTCGGCCCCGGCGGGCACGCATGCGATGTTTGTCGCGGTGAAGGAATCGCGCCACGCGGTCCGCTATTTCGCGCAGGTGGGCGACCGGGTGCCGATCCATGCCAGCTCGGCGGGCCGCGCGCTGCTCGCCCAGATGGCGCCGGACGAGCGCCAGGCGCTCTACCGCAAGATCGACTTCGCCCGCTATTCGGCAACCACGCCGATGACGCCGGAGCGAGTCGAGGCCGAGCTGGCCGAGGCCGCAGCGCGCGGCTGGCACCAGAGCAATGCGGAATATACGCCGGACCTGGCCGGCGTCGCCCTGCCACTGTCGACCAGCGGCCGGCGCCTGTCGATCGTCGTGGTCGGCCCGGTCTCGCGTTGCCTCGAGCGGCGGCCGGAGATGGCTGCGGTGCTGGCGCGGCACGTGGGGAAGCTGGGCTGA